From Myxococcus virescens:
AGGTCCTGCTGAGCCTCCAGGATGGCCCGGGGCGTCTTCCCGGCACCTGGCATGGCGGAGGCCGGCACCGCGACGGCCAGCACCAGCGCCGCCGCGGCGAGGAAGCCCGCGCGGCGGGCGCGCGGAAGGATGTAGGAGCGGGTGGACATCATTGCAGGACGGCTCTTACGACAGGGGAGCGGTGAAGGCTACTGCTGCGGTGCCGGAGGCGTCTGCCCGGGAGGGGTCTCCGGGGTGGGCGCGGGGGTCGGGGCAGGGGGCGGGTTGCGCTTCTGCTCGATGACCGTCTTCATCGCGGCGTCGATGCCGGGGTGCTGCTTCACGCCCGGCTGGTCACCCCAGCCGGCGCGCAGCGCCTGGTCCTGGCCGCTGATCTTGTCCACGGCGTGCCAGTCCTGCTCGAACTGGCGCTGGTTGACGATGCCCACCTCGTACTGGCCCATCGCCGCGGGACGCGGCGGCGGACCGTCTGGCTGGATGTCGGCCATGGTCCGGACCTGGATGGTGTAGGCCCAGACGATGCCCACCGCGAAGATGGCGAGCGCACCCACGCCGACGCCCACCACCTTGCCCATGACCAGGTGGTCTTCTTCCGCCGCCACGCCGTGCGCGCCGACGATGACGCGCGACTCGAGCTCAACCTGGGTCTTCTTCATGGCTGCACGTACCTCAAGGACTCGGCGATGTAGGGGTCCTTCACCGTGAGCGTGTAGTGGCCACGCGCCAGGAAGAGGGCGAAGCCCACCGCGATACCGCCCACGCCGAAGAAGGCCGTGAGCAGCGACCAGTGGAACGTCGGGCCCGCGGCGCCGGTCAGCGCCGGCCACACCAGCCAGTACAGGTCCACCGCGTGGATGATGAGCAGGTACACGGCCACCACCGCCAGCTTCCGAGGCTGCAGCTTCAGCTTGCGCGACAGCAGGATGCCGAAGGGCAGCAGGAAGTGGAGGAAGAACAGGGCGATGGACATCGACCGCCACGGGCCGAACATGCGCAGGCCGTACCAGGGCGCCTCTTCCGGGATGTTCGCGATCCACACCAGCATGAACTGGGAGAAGGCGATGTAGGCCCAGAACGCGGTGAAGGCGAGCATCAGCTTGCCAAGGTTGTGGAAGTGGTCCAGCTTCACGACGCTGCCGTAGAGGTCCTTGCCCTGGGCGCTCACCGTGACGATGGTCAGGATGCAGAAGGCCGCCAGGAAGCTTCCGGCGAAGTAATAGACGCCGAAGATGGTCGACTGCCAGAGCGGCGTGAGGCTCATCAGCCAGTCGAAAGAAGCGAACGTGATGGTGAGGGCAAGGAACGGCAGCACACCCGGAGAGAACTTGCGCTGCTTCACCGTGAAATCGAGTCCACCCTCGGTGTCCTGCTTCAGGCTCCACGACCGCAGCCGCCAGGCCGCGAAGGTCCACACGCCGAAGTAGATGATGTGGCGAACGCCCACGCCGGGGGGGAACGAGAGGTGGTTGTTCAGGTACCCGTGCTGCTTGTGGCTCAGGTGCTCCAGCTCCAGGCTGGAGTAGCCCTTGGTCAGCTCGGAGCCTTCCCACCAGGGGTAGAGGTAGGTGGCCATGGCCAGCAGCGGCAGGGCCAGCACGAAGAACACCGGCACCACCGCGGAGGCCGTCTCCATCGTCCGGCGCAGCACGATGAGCCACTTGGCCTTCGCCGTGTGGAAGATGGCCTGCATGATGAGGAAGGCGACGCTGATGCCCACCCAGTAGGTGAAGCCAATCAGATAGGCGTGCGCCGTCTCACCCTTGGCGTCGGTGGCGAAGAAGCCACCCAGCGTGGCCAGGAGGCAGAGAATGCCCACGGCGAACGCGGGCACCATGAGCTTCGGCGTGCCGGTGTACGGCCCGAAGTTGGTGTGCGAGTTGGTGACGGGGGGACTCATCGGTTCTCCTGCGGAACGGGCTGCTGGCCGTCCGTGCGGGTATTGCGGGCCGTCTGGAGTGCGCGGACGTAGGCGACCACGGCCCAGCGCTCGCGCAGGTCGAGCTCACCAGAGAAGGACGGCATCACGCCGTATCCCTCGTTGATGGCCACGTAGAAGTGGCCGTCCGGCTTGCTCTCCAGGTCCAGCAGCGAGGGAGGCAGGCGCAGGGCCATGTTCTCCGCGACGATGCTGTTTCCATCGCCGAGCACGCCGTGACACTGCGAGCAGACGATGTTGTACTTCTTCTGACCCAGGGTCAGCAGGTTCTGGTCCACCGTGATGGGCAGGTGGGCCACCGGCTGGCCGGCGCTGCGGCCGGTGAGGGCCACCTGGCGCTGGGTGGGGTCCTTGAGCTCGGGGAGCTTGTCGAAGCGCTCACGCGGAACCGTGCCCACGGGAGGCGTGCGCATGGAGCGACCGTCCGCCCAGAAGTCGGACGCCTCGTAGTACTCGTACTTCGCCTGGTGCTCCATTCGCTGGAGGAACTCCGAGCTGACATTGCAGCCCGTGAGCGTGGCGAGTCCGGCGGCGGGGATGAGCCACCTCATTCCTTCTCTCCCGTGACGAGGGTCACCTGGGTCGCGCCCAGGGCCTTGAGCTGATCCATGACCGGCGCCGCGTCCGTGCCCGTCGCCTGGGGCACGCTCAGCCAGTAGCCGTGCGTGGAGGCGGTGCGGAACTCCTCGGACTCGAAGACGGGGTGGTACGGCTGGGGCAGGCGGCTGAGCCCCAGCAGACCGAAGAAGATGCCGAAGGCGGCGAACAGCACCCCCAGCTCGAACGTGATGGGCACCCACGCCGGCAGCGACAGCAGCGGGCGACCACCGATGTTGAGCGGGTAGTCGATGGTGTTCATCCACGTCTGCATGGCCAGCGCCGTGGCCACGCCCGTCAGACCGCCGCACAGGGCGATGAAGGGCACGCGCGAGGGCGGCAGACCCAGGGCCTCCGACCCGCCGTGCAGCGGGTACGGAGAGTAGGTGTCCATTCCCTCGAAGCCCTTCTCCCGCATCTGGCGGGTGGCGGTCACGAGGGCGTCCGGCGTCGAGAACTCCGCCAGGACCCAGGAATCGAGAACGGTGGCTTCCATGGCTCTTAGTGAGCTCCGTGGGTGAGGGTGCCGGCGCCGGCGAGCGCATCATCAGAGCCGTGCTGGTGAGCGGCGTGCTTGAGCTCGAGCTGGAGCTCCTTCACCTCGCTGATGGCGACCGCGGGCACGAACTTGAGGAACAGGAGGAACAGGGTGCCGAACAGGCCCAGCGTGCCGATGTAGATGGACCAGTCCACCCACGTCGGGGTGTAGATGCCCCAGGAGGACGGCAGGAAGTCCTGGCTCAGCGAGGTGACGATGATGATGAACCGCTCGCACCACATGCCGATGTTCACCGCGATGGACGCCACCCACATGATGGGGATGCTGGTGCGGCACTTCTTGAACCAGAAGATGTTCGGGGTGATGACGTTGCAGGCGATCATCAGCCAGTACACGCCGGCGTAGGGGCCCGTGGCGCGGTTCACGTAGAACGTCCACAGCTCGTACTGGTTCTGCGAGTACCAGGCGACGAAGTGCTCCATCAGGTACCCGTAGGAGACGAGCAGGCCCGTCGCCAGGATGACCTTGTTCATGTTCTCCAGGTGGCGGTCCGTGATGACGTCCCGCAGACCCAGGTACTTGCGCGCCGGGATGATGAGCGTGATCACCATCGCGAAGCCGCTGAACACGGCGCCGGCCACGAAGTAGGGCGGGAAGATGGTGGCGTGCCAGCCGGGCAGCAGGGAGACGGCGAAGTCGAACGAAACGATGGTGTGCACGGACACCACGAGCGGCGTGGAGAGACCGGCCAGCAGCAGGTACGCAATCTTGTAGTTGTGCCAGTGCCGACCGGAGCCGCGCCAACCGAGCGCGAACAGGCCGTAGATGGTCCGCTGGAGCTTCGTCTTGGACGAATCACGCAGCGCCGCCAGGTCCGGGATGAGGCCCACGAACCAGAAGAGCGCGGACACCGTGAGGTACGTCGAGATGGCGAACACGTCCCACACCAGCGGCGAGCGGAACTGCGGCCACGCGCCCAGGGTGCTGGGGTAGGGGAACAGCCAGAAGGCGAACCAGGGACGGCCGGTGTGCAGCAGCGGGAACAGACCGGCGCACATGACGGCGAACAGCGTCATGGCTTCCGCGAACCGGTTGATGCTCGTGCGCCACTTCTGCTGGAAGAGCAGGAGGATGGCGGAGATGAGCGTACCGGCGTGGCCGATACCGACCCACCAGACGAAGTTGATGATGTCGAACGCCCAGCCGACAGGCTGGTTGTTACCCCACACGCCGATACCGCGAGCCAGCGTGTAGGTGACACCGATGACGAGCAGGCCCAGGGCGCTGAGCGACAGGCCGAAGAGCATGAACCAGCCCTTGCCCGGCTTGCGCCAGACATGGTCCAGCAGCGTCTCGTTCAGGGTCGCGTCGTCATGGTGCGGCGCGACGAGGGGTCGTGGCTCGAGCGGGTCGTGATACGTGGTGGAAGCAGTTTCAGCCATGGCTTAGTGGCTCCCTTGGTTCGCAGCGGCCGTCGCGGCGGGCTCGAGGGCGGGGTTGGGATTGCGGACGCGGATGAGGTGCGCGGTGCGCGGGCGGGTGCCCAGCTCGTGGAGCAGCTTGTACGCGCGCTCGTCCTCGTGGAGCTGCGTGACGCGCTGCTGCGGGTCGTTGAGGGAGCCGAAGGTGATGGCCTGCGTGGGGCAGGTCTGCTGGCAGGCCGTCTGCAGCTCCTTCTCATTGATGAGGCGCTTCTCGACGCGGGCGTCGATGCGCACTCGCTCGATGCGCTGGACGCAGTACGTGCACTTCTCCATCACGCCGCGGTTGCGGACGGTGACGTCCGGGTTCATCAGCATCTTCTCGGTGGCCGTCTTGTCCGCCGTGTAGTGCAGGTAGTTGAACCGGCGCACCTTGTACGGGCAGTTGTTCGAGCAGTACCGGGTGCCGACGCAGCGGTTGTACACCATGTCGTTGAGGCCCTCGTCCGAGTGCACGGTGGCGTTCACCGGGCAGACGTACTCGCAGGGGGCCTTCTCGCAGTGCACGCACATCACCGGCTGCATGACCATCCGGGGGTCGCTCTCGCTGCCCTCGAAGTAGCGGTCGATGCGCAGCCACTGCATCTCACGGCTGACGGAGACCTGCTGCTTGCCCACGACGGGGATGTTGTTCTCCGCCTGGCAGGCAATCACGCACGCGCTGCAACCGGTGCAGCGGGACAGGTCGATGGCCATGCCCCACTTGTAGCCCTGGGGGTTGCTGGGGCCCTTGTTGTAGTCGAAGGCCGGCAGGTTGTCCTGGACGCCGAACTTCAGCTCGCTCTTGACGCGGTGGAGCGTGTGCTGCGTCGCGATGGACGGGTTCTTCAGCTCGGACAGCGGCATGTCCAGCGCCAGCGGGCGGTTCTCCATCCGCCAGTGCGTCTGGGTCAGGCTGAACTTGTAGCTGCCGCGCACCTTGGTGAGCGTGGCGCCGCCGTCGAACCAGGGGGCCTTCACGGTGCGCACCGCGTTGGCGTTGAAGCCCACCGCCTTGGCCACCTGCTCGTGCAGGCCATCACGGCCGTAGCCCAGCGCCATCGTCACGGTGTCGTTCGCGTGGCCGGGGGTGATCCAGACCGGCACGGTCAGCTTGCGGCCGCCGTAGGTCAGCTCCGCCAGGTCACCGGGCTCGAGGCTCAGCCCCTTGGCGGTCTCCGGGCTCAGCAGCGCGGCGTTGTCCCAGGTCATCTTGGTGATGGGGTCCGGGAGCTCCTGCAGCCAGGAGTTGTTGCCGAAGCGGCCGTCGAAGACCTTGTAGTCGTAGACGAAGTTGATCTCGAGCTCGCCCGTGGCGGGGGCCGTGTAGCCCGTCACCAGCGCGGAGGCGGCGCCGAAGTCCGGAGCGCCCTGCACCGGAGCGGCCTGCGTGCCGGGGATGGCACCGTCCGACACCCAGCTCTCCCAGCGGGCCTCGAAGTCACCCTGGCCCTCGGACTGACCCTGCCAGTAGTCGCGCAGCATCTGGTACGCGGGGCGGTAGGGCTCGTCGAGGAACATCGCCAGCAGCTCGGACTCCGGCACGCCGTTGTAGAGCGGCTGGATGAGCGGCTGGGCAATGGCCACGGTGCCGTCGAACGAACGGCCGTCGCTCCACGTCTCCAGCGGGTGCGCCGCGGGGACGAACCAGTCGGCGTACTGGCTGGTCTCGTCCTCGTAGAGGCCCGTGTAGAGCACGGTGAGGTTGCCGCGGTTGGGGTTGGTCGCCGGGTCCAGCAGCTCCTTCAGACCCGTGTCCGCCGGAACCGAGAACACCGGGTTCCAGCTGGTGATGACCAGCGTGTCCACGCGGCCGGCGGTGATGTCCTCCACCAGCGCGCGGACCTGGCTCAGGCCCTCCTGCTCCGCGATGGACGACTGCACGTACTTCACCGTGGTGCCGGTGTTGCCCAGCGCGGCGTTGATGGCGTGGGCCAGCGCGTGGACGGCCGCCGGCTGACGCTCACCCGCGACCACCAGGGTGCGGCCCGGACGCGCGGCGCGCAGGTCCGCGACGACCGCCTGCACCCAGGCGGTGTGGTCCGACTTCAGCGACGCCTTGTTGGCGGCGGCGCCAGCCAGCGAGGCGGCGGGGCCACCCACGGCCTGGGCCACGGCGGCGGCGACCGCGAGCACGTCCTGCGACTTCACGCGCAGGCGGTGGTCGGCCATGCCGCCGGTGATGGAGAAGCGGGCCTCGGCCACGTAGAGCCGGTTGAGCGGACCGTTGTTCGGGTCGCGGCGGTTGGCGAACTGGCGCGCGTAGCCCAGGTTCTCCGGGCGGCTCTCCAGGAAGTCCGCGTCCAGCGACAGGACGATGTCCGCCTGGGCGAAGTCGTAGACGGCCGAAACGGGCTGTCCGCCGAAGAGCGCGCGGAGCGCCTCGTCCTGCGTGTCGTGCGTCTGCGCGGTGTAGCTGTGGAAGCGCGCGTTCGGCAGCTTCTTCAGGATGCGGCTGCGCAGGTCGCCGGTCAGCGGCGAGTTGCCGGGCTCGGACAGGAAGCGCACGCGGCTGCCACCGTCATTGGCGGCGGCCTTGCTGGTGGCGTTGATCAGCTCCTCGCGCAGGGCGCGGAGGGCGCGGGGGCTCTTGCCCTGACGGAGCACGCGGGCGCGGCTCGGGTCGTACAGGGACAGGAGGAACGCCTGCTCCCAGGGGCCAGCGGCGCCCTGGTTGACCGGGTGGTCCGGGTTGCCCTCGATCTTCACGGGGCGACCCTCGCGGGCGGTGATGAGCAGACCGGAGGTGTGACCGGCCAGCGTCATGCCGGACGCGTAGTGGAGCGGGTTGCCCGGGACGAGCTCGGGGGGCGTCTTGGTGTACGGCAGGATGCGCTCATCCACCGGACGGGTGCTGCACGCCGTGGCGCCGGCCAGCGCCAGCGAGGCACCCAGCAGGTGCATGAACTCGCGGCGGGCGAAGCCCGTGGGGGCCAGGTCCGCGCCGACGGGGAACTCCGGCCGCGTCTCTTCCAGGTAGTCGGGCGTGCCGAGCTTCTCCTCCAGGCTGCGCCAGTACGTCTGGCCATAGCCGGGCTCGGAGGGGGAGGCGTTGGCGGCCGCGTGCTCGAGCGCCTCGCCGACAACGTCGGACTTGGCGGCAGGCCGGTCCGTGACGACCGGGAGCGCGAAGGAGGAGGGGGTGTCCTGCGACGGGGCGCCGTCGCGCTTCGTGTTCATCGGTGGCATGTGGAGCAGCTCTCGCGCGAGTGGACGTCGTACGCTTCAGCCAACTGGCGGCCAAGCTCAGCGGCCTTGGCCTTGTCTTCGGGCGGGGTCCACGTCATGGACGTGATGAACTCCGCCGGACGCAGGTGGGGCTCCGGATTGCGGTGGCAATCCAGGCACCAGGCCATGGTGAGCGGCGCGGCCTGCTCCACGGCGGCCATCTGGTCGACGCGGCCGTGGCAGGTGGCGCAGCCAACGCCCTTGGCCACGTGGATGGAGTGGTTGAAGTAGACGAAGTCCGGCAGGTTGTGCACGCGGACCCAGGGGATGGGCTGGTCGGAGAAGAACGCCTTGCGGACCTCGTTGAGGTACGGGCTCTTGTTCCAGACCTGTGCGTGGCAGGACATGCACACCGTGGTGGAGGGGATGCCCGCGGAGGGCGACTCCTCGACCGACCAGTGACAGTACCGACAGTCAATCTGCTCATCACCCGCGTGGTGGCGGTGATCGAACTCGATCGGCTGTTCAATGGGCCGCTGCTGGCCAGTGACGTACGGCGAGCGCACGTAGGCCATGAGACCGCCAATACCGATGGCGGGCACGGCAAGGAGCGCCGCGGCGGACAGCCGCGACACCGTGTTCGTCCAACGTGGGAAGAGAGGGCCGCTCATACCTGGACCATGGGCAAGGGGGCTTCGACAACAGCACTCGTGAAGGGAACGAAAGGCGAGGCGTGGGCGTTACCGGGCACAGGGAGCGGAGGGGCATTCCCGGCCCCACTGGGGCGGGTGGGCGGTAGCTCCTGGCGCACTGAAGGCGAAGCGGACACGTCCAACGAAACCTCTATTAGTAATGCCGTGGGCGGGGCCCTCCTCCTCTCCCTGCCCTAATGCGGCGCGGGACCATCGGGCATCGACACGGCAGTGTCAACCATTCAGATGTGGCGGCACGGGGATACCACTTCCTCGTGCGAGGGCGGAAAGTCGCGGTCGCGCGGTGATGAATCTCTCTTCTGGAGGGAGGTAGGGACGATTGAGCAAAGCACCCGTCGGGGAGGATCACTCCGGGTGTTTCACGGCGCGTCGTCGGTCTCCGGCTTCCGCCAGCGCGCGAGGCGCCGGGCCAGAAGCCTTTCCACCAGCTCCCGGGCGCGCGCGTCCCGGTGATAACGGGCGTCGTGCCGGGTGCCCTTGCCTTGATTGCACCGGGCGCAGGCCAGACCCAGGTTGCTCAGCGCCTCGGTGCCCCCGGCCGTCTTCGGGAGGATGTGCTCGATGGTGGCGCGGCTGATCGGCTCGCCATCCAGGCCGACCCATAAGTGCGCG
This genomic window contains:
- a CDS encoding c-type cytochrome; amino-acid sequence: MRWLIPAAGLATLTGCNVSSEFLQRMEHQAKYEYYEASDFWADGRSMRTPPVGTVPRERFDKLPELKDPTQRQVALTGRSAGQPVAHLPITVDQNLLTLGQKKYNIVCSQCHGVLGDGNSIVAENMALRLPPSLLDLESKPDGHFYVAINEGYGVMPSFSGELDLRERWAVVAYVRALQTARNTRTDGQQPVPQENR
- a CDS encoding DUF3341 domain-containing protein produces the protein MEATVLDSWVLAEFSTPDALVTATRQMREKGFEGMDTYSPYPLHGGSEALGLPPSRVPFIALCGGLTGVATALAMQTWMNTIDYPLNIGGRPLLSLPAWVPITFELGVLFAAFGIFFGLLGLSRLPQPYHPVFESEEFRTASTHGYWLSVPQATGTDAAPVMDQLKALGATQVTLVTGEKE
- the nrfD gene encoding NrfD/PsrC family molybdoenzyme membrane anchor subunit, which translates into the protein MAETASTTYHDPLEPRPLVAPHHDDATLNETLLDHVWRKPGKGWFMLFGLSLSALGLLVIGVTYTLARGIGVWGNNQPVGWAFDIINFVWWVGIGHAGTLISAILLLFQQKWRTSINRFAEAMTLFAVMCAGLFPLLHTGRPWFAFWLFPYPSTLGAWPQFRSPLVWDVFAISTYLTVSALFWFVGLIPDLAALRDSSKTKLQRTIYGLFALGWRGSGRHWHNYKIAYLLLAGLSTPLVVSVHTIVSFDFAVSLLPGWHATIFPPYFVAGAVFSGFAMVITLIIPARKYLGLRDVITDRHLENMNKVILATGLLVSYGYLMEHFVAWYSQNQYELWTFYVNRATGPYAGVYWLMIACNVITPNIFWFKKCRTSIPIMWVASIAVNIGMWCERFIIIVTSLSQDFLPSSWGIYTPTWVDWSIYIGTLGLFGTLFLLFLKFVPAVAISEVKELQLELKHAAHQHGSDDALAGAGTLTHGAH
- a CDS encoding TAT-variant-translocated molybdopterin oxidoreductase, producing MNTKRDGAPSQDTPSSFALPVVTDRPAAKSDVVGEALEHAAANASPSEPGYGQTYWRSLEEKLGTPDYLEETRPEFPVGADLAPTGFARREFMHLLGASLALAGATACSTRPVDERILPYTKTPPELVPGNPLHYASGMTLAGHTSGLLITAREGRPVKIEGNPDHPVNQGAAGPWEQAFLLSLYDPSRARVLRQGKSPRALRALREELINATSKAAANDGGSRVRFLSEPGNSPLTGDLRSRILKKLPNARFHSYTAQTHDTQDEALRALFGGQPVSAVYDFAQADIVLSLDADFLESRPENLGYARQFANRRDPNNGPLNRLYVAEARFSITGGMADHRLRVKSQDVLAVAAAVAQAVGGPAASLAGAAANKASLKSDHTAWVQAVVADLRAARPGRTLVVAGERQPAAVHALAHAINAALGNTGTTVKYVQSSIAEQEGLSQVRALVEDITAGRVDTLVITSWNPVFSVPADTGLKELLDPATNPNRGNLTVLYTGLYEDETSQYADWFVPAAHPLETWSDGRSFDGTVAIAQPLIQPLYNGVPESELLAMFLDEPYRPAYQMLRDYWQGQSEGQGDFEARWESWVSDGAIPGTQAAPVQGAPDFGAASALVTGYTAPATGELEINFVYDYKVFDGRFGNNSWLQELPDPITKMTWDNAALLSPETAKGLSLEPGDLAELTYGGRKLTVPVWITPGHANDTVTMALGYGRDGLHEQVAKAVGFNANAVRTVKAPWFDGGATLTKVRGSYKFSLTQTHWRMENRPLALDMPLSELKNPSIATQHTLHRVKSELKFGVQDNLPAFDYNKGPSNPQGYKWGMAIDLSRCTGCSACVIACQAENNIPVVGKQQVSVSREMQWLRIDRYFEGSESDPRMVMQPVMCVHCEKAPCEYVCPVNATVHSDEGLNDMVYNRCVGTRYCSNNCPYKVRRFNYLHYTADKTATEKMLMNPDVTVRNRGVMEKCTYCVQRIERVRIDARVEKRLINEKELQTACQQTCPTQAITFGSLNDPQQRVTQLHEDERAYKLLHELGTRPRTAHLIRVRNPNPALEPAATAAANQGSH
- a CDS encoding cytochrome c3 family protein; this encodes MSGPLFPRWTNTVSRLSAAALLAVPAIGIGGLMAYVRSPYVTGQQRPIEQPIEFDHRHHAGDEQIDCRYCHWSVEESPSAGIPSTTVCMSCHAQVWNKSPYLNEVRKAFFSDQPIPWVRVHNLPDFVYFNHSIHVAKGVGCATCHGRVDQMAAVEQAAPLTMAWCLDCHRNPEPHLRPAEFITSMTWTPPEDKAKAAELGRQLAEAYDVHSRESCSTCHR
- a CDS encoding HNH endonuclease, which codes for MSYAKRRKILGIIETDNTFERANHRGREAWLGKCLHCNAHLWVGLDGEPISRATIEHILPKTAGGTEALSNLGLACARCNQGKGTRHDARYHRDARARELVERLLARRLARWRKPETDDAP